The following are from one region of the Mixophyes fleayi isolate aMixFle1 chromosome 7, aMixFle1.hap1, whole genome shotgun sequence genome:
- the LOC142098582 gene encoding uncharacterized protein LOC142098582: MDLRQLKENIQSFSLDDCPRGNQRYNRVLLQLFGFTGHGKSSLINSCLYALEDDAEFVEHAEVIKSYSVVTVIRKEYRLTNNITMVDNKGYNRMSNFQRAEVFAQLGNFIPLNEKVDWSDNYPDMMRKVKEVDLDPNHTVFIVPVMVYSVKTGLADGEMPEMKIFMENCVTMTGIAPIVVLTHKTSRDRAKIEQQFKVMGVETVISVENYTKENNIKTLRRSTDFLMIVDSAIRAVKFRMERTRNPWREQVERNKFLLEYVHNADKGGGWGN, translated from the exons ATGGATCTCAGACAGCTCAAAGAAAACATCCAGAGCTTCAGCCTAGATGACTGTCCCCGGGGGAATCAGAGATATAACCGGGTCCTCCTGCAGCTCTTTGGTTTTACAGGTCATGGTAAATCCTCTCTGATCAACTCTTGTTTATACGCTCTGGAAGATGATGCAGAGTTTGTAGAACATGCCGAGGTTATAAAATCATACTCTGTTGTCACTGTCATAAGAAAAGAATATCGACTCACCAACAACATTACCATGGTGGACAACAAAGGGTACAATAGAATGAGTAACTTCCAAAGAGCTGAAGTTTTTGCCCAACTGG GTAACTTCATCCCTTTAAATGAGAAGGTGGATTGGTCAGATAATTACCCTGATATGATGAGAAAAGTTAAGGAAGTTGATTTGGATCCCAATCACACAGTCTTTATTGTTCCTGTGATGGTTTATAG CGTGAAGACTGGACTTGCAGACGGGGAAATGCcagaaatgaaaatatttatggaGAACTGTGTAACAATGACAG GAATTGCTCCGATTGTTGTCCTAACCCACAAAACCAGCAGAGATCGCGCCAAGATTGAGCAGCAGTTCAAGGTTATGGGGGTTGAGACTGTGATATCAGTAGAGAACTACACCAAAGAGAACAATATAAAAACTCTGAGACGATCCACAGACTTCCTGATGATTGTTGATAGCGCCATAAGAGCAGTAAAATTCCGAATGGAACGAACAAGAAACCCGTGGAGAGAGCAAGTGGAAAGGAATAAATTCCTGCTTGAATATGTGCACAATGCAGATAAAGGAGGGGGTTGGGGCAATTAG